A genome region from Variovorax paradoxus includes the following:
- a CDS encoding 3-hydroxyacyl-CoA dehydrogenase NAD-binding domain-containing protein, whose translation MSDASPLSSDVKRVAVVGTGVIGASWAAYFLAHGLDVNATDPSPGAEERLRAAVAQHWPTLQRFGLAEGASVDRLRFHDSLEDAVSVADFVQENGPERMDFKIDLFRRMDAAAPPDTILASSSSGLAISGVQSGCAHPQRVVLGHPFNPPHLIPLVEVIGGERTSAEAIERTMAFYAAIGKRPIHVKREVKGHIANRLQAALWREAFHLVNEGVASVADIDTAIAHGPGLRWAVMGPFMNLHLSGGAGGIAHVLAHLGGPIEDWWKDLGAPSMTPELRQKVAQGVAEELGARRTAELESARDTLLLDLIRAKAGTGKLD comes from the coding sequence ATGAGCGATGCATCTCCCCTTTCTTCGGACGTGAAGCGCGTCGCGGTGGTCGGCACCGGCGTGATCGGTGCGAGCTGGGCCGCGTACTTCCTGGCCCACGGCCTCGACGTGAATGCGACCGACCCTTCGCCCGGCGCGGAAGAGCGCCTGCGCGCCGCGGTGGCGCAGCATTGGCCGACGCTGCAGCGCTTCGGCCTGGCCGAGGGCGCCTCGGTCGACCGGCTGCGCTTCCACGACAGCCTGGAAGACGCCGTGTCGGTGGCCGACTTCGTGCAGGAGAACGGCCCCGAGCGCATGGACTTCAAGATCGACCTGTTCCGCCGCATGGACGCGGCGGCACCGCCGGACACCATCCTCGCGTCGAGTTCGTCGGGCCTGGCGATCAGCGGCGTGCAGTCGGGCTGCGCGCATCCGCAGCGCGTGGTGCTGGGGCATCCGTTCAACCCGCCGCACCTGATTCCGCTGGTGGAAGTGATCGGCGGCGAGCGGACCTCGGCCGAGGCCATCGAACGCACGATGGCCTTCTACGCGGCCATCGGCAAGCGGCCGATCCACGTGAAGCGCGAGGTCAAGGGGCACATCGCCAACCGGCTGCAGGCGGCCCTGTGGCGCGAGGCGTTCCATCTGGTGAACGAGGGCGTGGCGAGCGTGGCCGACATCGACACCGCCATCGCGCATGGCCCCGGCCTGCGCTGGGCGGTGATGGGTCCGTTCATGAACCTGCACCTCTCGGGCGGCGCGGGCGGCATCGCGCATGTGCTCGCGCACCTGGGCGGCCCCATCGAGGACTGGTGGAAGGACCTGGGCGCGCCGTCGATGACGCCGGAGCTCCGGCAGAAGGTGGCGCAGGGCGTGGCCGAGGAACTGGGTGCGCGCCGCACGGCCGAGCTCGAATCCGCCCGCGACACCCTGCTGTTAGACCTGATTCGCGCCAAGGCCGGCACCGGCAAACTCGATTGA